One Bradyrhizobium sp. ISRA464 genomic window carries:
- a CDS encoding ABC transporter ATP-binding protein has product MTAMLNVKDLRAYYGQVQALHGLNFSLNEGSLTTLLGANGAGKTTTLRAICNMVRSTGSIEFEGKPIGTRSTENVVRLGIAHVPQGRGTFTTMTVEENLQLGAITRTDKKNIVADIERMYDHFPKLKERYSQQAGTLSGGEQQMLAVARALMLRPRLMLLDEPSFGLAPLIVRDLFRILGKINREEKVTILVVEQNAQLALELADQAYVIETGRIVMSGNAKDIANNEDVRKSYLGY; this is encoded by the coding sequence ATGACCGCGATGCTCAACGTCAAGGACCTTCGCGCCTATTACGGCCAGGTCCAGGCCCTGCACGGCCTCAACTTCTCGCTCAACGAAGGCTCGCTGACCACGCTGCTCGGCGCCAACGGCGCCGGCAAGACCACGACGTTGCGGGCGATCTGCAACATGGTGCGTTCGACCGGATCGATCGAGTTCGAAGGCAAGCCGATCGGCACCCGCTCGACCGAGAACGTCGTTCGCCTCGGCATCGCGCATGTGCCGCAGGGCCGCGGCACCTTCACCACCATGACGGTGGAGGAGAACCTGCAGCTCGGCGCCATCACCCGGACCGACAAGAAGAACATCGTCGCCGACATCGAGCGGATGTACGACCACTTTCCGAAGCTGAAGGAGCGCTACTCGCAACAGGCCGGCACGCTCTCGGGCGGCGAGCAGCAGATGCTTGCGGTCGCCCGCGCGCTGATGTTGCGGCCGCGGCTGATGCTGCTCGACGAGCCGTCGTTCGGGCTTGCGCCGCTGATCGTGCGCGACCTGTTCCGGATCCTCGGCAAGATCAATCGTGAGGAAAAGGTGACGATCCTGGTGGTCGAGCAGAACGCGCAGCTCGCGCTGGAGCTCGCCGACCAGGCCTATGTGATCGAAACCGGACGGATCGTGATGTCGGGCAATGCCAAGGACATCGCGAACAACGAAGACGTCCGCAAATCCTATCTCGGCTACTGA
- a CDS encoding ABC transporter ATP-binding protein translates to MTQAQLAQGQQPLLAVRDVSVVFGGIIALNGVSFDMRQGQILGLIGPNGAGKTTLFNCLSRLYQPSSGDILMEGQSILTRPPHRIAEIGIGRTFQNVALFPNLSVIDNVRVGAHARTSSDIISDSLRLAWVRRGEADMNRKVHEILAYLDLENVAHTVVSGLPFGTQKRVELARALAADPKILLLDEPAGGLNHEEVHVLGDLIRKIRADRRITVLLVEHHMGLVMSIADHVVALNFGRKLAEGTPAQIQADPDVIKAYLGSKDQ, encoded by the coding sequence ATGACGCAGGCACAGCTCGCGCAGGGACAACAGCCCCTGCTCGCGGTTCGCGACGTCAGCGTCGTGTTCGGCGGCATCATCGCGCTGAACGGCGTGTCCTTTGACATGCGGCAGGGACAGATCCTCGGCCTGATCGGACCGAACGGCGCCGGCAAGACGACGCTGTTCAATTGCCTGTCGCGGCTCTACCAGCCGTCGTCCGGCGACATCCTGATGGAAGGCCAGAGCATCCTGACGCGTCCGCCGCACCGGATCGCCGAGATCGGGATCGGCCGCACGTTCCAGAACGTCGCGTTGTTTCCCAATCTCTCCGTGATCGACAATGTGCGGGTCGGCGCCCATGCGCGCACCTCGAGCGACATCATCAGCGACTCGCTCCGCCTTGCCTGGGTCCGCCGCGGCGAAGCCGACATGAACAGGAAGGTGCACGAGATCCTCGCCTATCTCGACCTCGAGAATGTCGCCCACACGGTGGTCTCCGGCCTGCCCTTCGGCACCCAGAAGCGGGTCGAGCTGGCGCGCGCGCTCGCCGCGGATCCCAAGATCCTGCTGCTCGACGAGCCGGCCGGCGGCCTCAACCATGAGGAAGTACATGTGCTCGGCGACCTCATCCGAAAAATCCGTGCCGATCGCAGGATCACCGTGCTGCTGGTCGAGCACCACATGGGCCTCGTGATGTCGATCGCCGACCATGTCGTCGCGCTCAACTTCGGCCGCAAGCTCGCCGAGGGAACGCCGGCCCAGATCCAGGCCGACCCGGATGTCATCAAAGCCTATCTGGGGAGCAAGGACCAATGA
- a CDS encoding IclR family transcriptional regulator, protein MKRSGKKVATDRNFVVALSRGLDVLRAFQPNDGLLGNQEIAARTKLPKPTISRLTYTLTKLGYLTPVPKFEKYQLAPSAMALGYAALANLGVRHLSEPYREEVMRATGGAVAVGGRDRHSMIYFGQSRNGLTLGVQLDVGSRIPIATTAMGRAYIWALPPDERTALLRELRDHYGSRWAKMRDGIERSGEMVAKHGFAMSTGDWQNDVAAVGVGLKLNDGTGPYAFNCGAPAFRFTEDRLRNDIGPRLVAMVRNIEQALGGMAPQSKKEESKKSRVGGKLARLAEGIR, encoded by the coding sequence ATGAAACGTTCTGGCAAGAAAGTTGCGACCGATCGCAATTTCGTCGTCGCGCTTTCCCGCGGACTTGATGTCTTGCGTGCATTCCAACCCAATGACGGGCTTCTCGGCAATCAGGAGATTGCGGCGCGCACCAAACTGCCGAAGCCAACCATTTCCCGGTTGACCTATACGTTGACCAAGCTGGGTTACCTTACACCCGTTCCGAAATTCGAGAAGTACCAGCTTGCGCCGTCGGCGATGGCGCTCGGCTATGCAGCGCTAGCAAATCTGGGGGTTCGGCATTTGTCCGAGCCGTATCGAGAAGAAGTGATGCGCGCGACAGGCGGGGCCGTTGCAGTGGGTGGCCGCGACCGTCACAGCATGATCTACTTCGGCCAGAGCCGGAACGGCCTGACGCTCGGTGTGCAACTCGACGTCGGTTCAAGGATACCCATCGCAACCACCGCGATGGGGCGTGCCTATATTTGGGCATTGCCGCCGGACGAGCGTACGGCATTATTGCGCGAGCTGCGGGACCACTATGGCAGCCGCTGGGCCAAGATGCGCGACGGCATCGAGCGCTCCGGCGAGATGGTGGCGAAGCACGGATTCGCGATGTCGACGGGCGACTGGCAGAACGATGTCGCCGCGGTGGGCGTTGGATTGAAGCTGAATGACGGAACCGGTCCCTATGCCTTCAACTGCGGCGCACCGGCATTCCGCTTCACGGAAGATAGATTGCGCAACGACATTGGACCTCGCCTTGTCGCGATGGTAAGGAACATCGAGCAGGCGCTCGGTGGGATGGCGCCGCAATCAAAAAAAGAAGAAAGCAAAAAGTCCAGAGTAGGAGGGAAACTTGCACGTTTGGCCGAGGGGATCAGATAG
- a CDS encoding 3-hydroxyacyl-CoA dehydrogenase NAD-binding domain-containing protein has protein sequence MSEVVKLERHDNIAVVTVNSPPVNALSAAVRGGIFECMKSAIADPQVQGIVLTCGGRTFIAGADITEFGKPPKPPGLAEVLSLMDDSPKPIVAAIHGTALGGGLEVALACHYRVATKDARLGLPEVKLGLLPGAGGTQRLPRAVGPELAVKMIVGGDPISADAALKAGLIEEIVEGPASGGEAFARKVVAEKRPLRRLRDDDSKLAAAKADRSIFTNAVAAMTKKSRGLEAPFAAADAVGAAIDLPFDEGLKKEREGFLKLVSSDQSKAQRYAFFAEREAAKIAGVPDGTKARPVARVAIIGAGTMGGGIAMSFANAGVPVTLIETGEEPLKRGMGIMQKNYEATAARGGIPADAPAKRMALINGVVGLENVRDADLVIEAVFETMAVKKEVFGKLDQYAKPGAVLASNTSYLNIDEIAKETKRPQDVLGMHFFSPANVMKLCEIVRADKTAPDALVTAVSIARKIAKVPAVVGVCDGFVGNRMLAQRGKQAEKLLFEGALPQQVDAVVTKFGMPMGPFAMGDLAGLDIGWRSRKDRGIKSEIADALCEAGRFGQKTGKGYYKYEAGSRAALPDPEVEKLIDETLARLGRKKRVVTDDEILERMMYPMINEGAKILAEGIAARPSDIDVVWLYGYGWPIYRGGPMYWADTVGLKHIADRLAFYAKETNDPSLEPAPLLKKLADEGKTFASLAAPSKAA, from the coding sequence GTGAGTGAAGTGGTCAAGCTCGAGCGTCATGACAACATTGCTGTCGTCACGGTTAACAGCCCCCCTGTGAACGCGCTGAGCGCTGCGGTGCGCGGCGGTATTTTCGAATGCATGAAGAGCGCGATTGCCGACCCGCAGGTGCAGGGCATCGTGCTGACCTGCGGTGGCCGCACCTTTATCGCCGGCGCCGACATTACCGAATTCGGCAAGCCGCCGAAGCCGCCCGGTCTCGCCGAAGTGCTGAGCCTGATGGACGACTCCCCGAAGCCGATCGTCGCCGCGATCCACGGCACTGCGCTCGGTGGCGGTCTCGAGGTCGCGCTGGCCTGCCACTATCGTGTTGCCACCAAGGACGCCAGGCTCGGCCTGCCCGAAGTGAAGCTCGGCCTGCTGCCGGGCGCCGGCGGCACCCAGCGGCTGCCGCGTGCGGTCGGGCCGGAACTCGCCGTCAAGATGATCGTCGGCGGCGACCCGATCAGCGCCGACGCCGCGCTGAAGGCGGGCCTGATCGAGGAGATCGTCGAAGGCCCGGCATCGGGCGGTGAGGCATTTGCACGCAAGGTGGTCGCCGAGAAGCGTCCGCTGCGCAGGCTGCGCGACGACGACTCCAAGCTCGCCGCGGCCAAGGCTGATCGCTCGATCTTCACCAATGCCGTTGCCGCCATGACCAAGAAGTCGCGCGGGCTCGAGGCGCCGTTCGCGGCCGCGGACGCGGTCGGTGCCGCGATCGACCTGCCGTTCGATGAAGGTCTGAAGAAGGAGCGCGAGGGCTTCCTCAAGCTGGTCTCGAGCGACCAGTCGAAGGCGCAACGCTACGCCTTCTTCGCCGAGCGCGAGGCCGCCAAGATCGCGGGCGTGCCCGACGGCACCAAGGCGCGCCCGGTGGCGCGCGTCGCCATCATCGGCGCCGGCACCATGGGTGGCGGCATCGCGATGTCGTTTGCCAATGCCGGCGTTCCGGTCACTCTGATCGAGACCGGCGAGGAGCCGCTCAAGCGCGGCATGGGCATCATGCAGAAGAACTACGAGGCGACCGCGGCGCGCGGTGGCATCCCAGCGGATGCCCCGGCCAAGCGGATGGCGCTGATCAACGGCGTCGTGGGACTCGAGAACGTCAGGGATGCTGACCTGGTGATCGAGGCCGTGTTCGAGACCATGGCGGTCAAGAAGGAGGTATTCGGCAAGCTGGACCAGTATGCCAAGCCCGGCGCCGTGCTTGCCTCCAACACCTCGTATCTGAACATCGACGAGATCGCGAAGGAGACCAAGCGTCCGCAGGACGTGCTGGGCATGCACTTCTTCTCGCCGGCCAACGTGATGAAACTGTGCGAGATCGTCCGCGCCGACAAGACCGCGCCGGACGCGTTGGTCACGGCTGTCTCGATCGCCCGCAAGATCGCCAAGGTGCCGGCGGTGGTCGGCGTCTGCGACGGCTTCGTCGGCAACCGCATGCTGGCGCAGCGCGGCAAGCAGGCCGAGAAGCTGCTGTTCGAGGGCGCGCTGCCGCAGCAGGTTGACGCCGTCGTGACCAAGTTCGGCATGCCGATGGGGCCGTTCGCGATGGGCGATCTCGCCGGCCTCGATATCGGCTGGCGCTCGCGCAAGGACCGCGGCATCAAGTCGGAGATCGCGGACGCGCTGTGCGAAGCCGGCCGTTTCGGCCAGAAGACCGGCAAGGGTTACTACAAGTACGAGGCGGGCTCGCGCGCGGCGCTGCCCGATCCGGAGGTCGAGAAGCTGATCGACGAGACCCTGGCGCGCCTTGGCCGCAAGAAGCGCGTGGTGACCGACGACGAGATCCTCGAGCGCATGATGTACCCGATGATCAACGAGGGCGCGAAGATCCTCGCCGAGGGCATCGCGGCACGGCCGAGCGACATCGACGTGGTCTGGCTCTACGGCTATGGCTGGCCGATCTATCGCGGCGGCCCGATGTACTGGGCCGACACGGTGGGCCTGAAGCACATCGCCGATCGTCTCGCCTTCTACGCCAAGGAGACCAACGATCCCTCGCTCGAGCCGGCGCCACTGCTCAAGAAGCTCGCGGACGAGGGCAAGACCTTCGCCTCGCTCGCCGCGCCGTCGAAGGCGGCGTGA